The Fulvivirga ligni genome window below encodes:
- a CDS encoding 3-oxoacyl-ACP synthase III family protein, which produces MRKAVITGTGSYAPEQVLKNEYFNELLGEDVDTWLRENLTIEQRHWCADDESTVDLCEKAALKALESAGIAAKELDQIIISTDTPEYISPATASVLQHRLGAEGAGTFDLNTACAGFVSAIDTASKYILADEQYKHILVIGVYAMSKYLNKSDKKTVTLFADGAGAVVLSAKDNTDSGFLNAHQFTQGQYHDWMGIYAGGTHCPITETAVQNGKHQLQFVKKFPKELNPEMWTKMSLRMAREAGIEVCQVSKFFLTQININSIYEMLENLNLAKDKAKYIMHKYGYTGSAAIPMALDEAVRKGEIQKGDYIFLIGSGGGLSFAGAAFKF; this is translated from the coding sequence ATGAGAAAAGCAGTTATTACTGGCACAGGATCCTATGCACCTGAGCAGGTACTGAAAAATGAATATTTCAACGAATTACTAGGTGAAGATGTAGACACATGGCTGCGCGAAAACCTAACCATAGAGCAGCGCCATTGGTGCGCTGACGATGAATCTACCGTAGATCTGTGTGAAAAGGCCGCACTAAAAGCACTGGAAAGTGCAGGAATAGCCGCCAAGGAACTAGACCAGATCATCATTTCTACTGACACCCCAGAATACATTTCTCCAGCCACGGCTTCTGTGCTCCAGCATCGTCTGGGAGCAGAAGGTGCCGGCACTTTTGATCTCAATACTGCATGCGCTGGCTTTGTGTCGGCTATTGATACGGCTTCTAAATACATCCTGGCAGATGAGCAGTACAAACATATTTTGGTCATCGGGGTATATGCCATGAGCAAATACCTGAACAAGTCCGACAAGAAAACGGTAACGCTGTTTGCCGATGGTGCCGGTGCCGTGGTGCTAAGCGCCAAGGATAATACAGACAGTGGCTTTCTAAACGCGCACCAGTTCACCCAGGGCCAGTACCACGACTGGATGGGAATTTATGCCGGTGGGACACACTGCCCCATTACCGAAACGGCCGTTCAGAATGGAAAGCATCAACTGCAGTTTGTGAAGAAATTCCCTAAAGAACTGAACCCTGAAATGTGGACCAAAATGAGTTTGCGCATGGCCAGAGAAGCAGGTATTGAAGTATGTCAGGTTAGTAAATTTTTCCTTACTCAGATTAACATCAATAGCATTTATGAAATGCTGGAAAATCTGAACCTGGCGAAGGACAAAGCCAAATACATCATGCATAAATATGGGTACACTGGTTCTGCAGCCATTCCTATGGCGTTGGATGAGGCAGTAAGAAAGGGAGAGATCCAGAAAGGGGATTACATTTTCCTTATCGGTTCTGGCGGAGGGCTTTCATTTGCCGGAGCAGCTTTTAAATTTTAA
- the fabG gene encoding 3-oxoacyl-ACP reductase FabG codes for MERLKGKIAIITGGASGIGRATAEKFIKEGAQVAIWDITEDIGKQTAAELGHGTRFYKVDTASKNSVEQATQKTIQDFGKVHILINNAGITRDSTLGKMTDDQWQQVINVNLNGVYYCTKAVSPYMIEQQYGRIINASSVVGLYGNFGQTNYVATKAGVIGMTKVWAKELGRKGITVNAVAPGFIATEMVKKMPEKVIKMMEDKTPLSRLGQPEEIANAYAFLASDEASFISGTTLSVDGAVTI; via the coding sequence ATGGAAAGACTTAAAGGAAAGATAGCCATCATTACTGGTGGCGCCAGTGGCATAGGAAGGGCAACGGCTGAAAAGTTTATTAAAGAAGGCGCTCAGGTAGCCATTTGGGATATCACCGAAGACATTGGCAAACAAACCGCAGCAGAACTTGGCCATGGCACCCGCTTTTATAAAGTGGACACCGCATCAAAAAATTCCGTAGAGCAAGCCACGCAAAAAACGATTCAAGACTTTGGTAAAGTACATATCCTCATTAATAACGCCGGCATCACTAGGGATTCCACTTTAGGAAAAATGACTGATGACCAATGGCAGCAGGTCATCAACGTTAACCTAAATGGTGTTTACTACTGCACCAAAGCAGTATCTCCCTATATGATTGAGCAGCAGTATGGCCGCATTATTAATGCTTCTTCTGTGGTAGGATTATATGGCAATTTCGGTCAAACCAACTATGTAGCCACCAAAGCTGGAGTCATTGGAATGACAAAGGTTTGGGCCAAGGAGCTGGGACGAAAAGGCATAACAGTAAATGCCGTGGCGCCTGGGTTTATTGCTACCGAAATGGTGAAAAAGATGCCTGAAAAGGTGATCAAAATGATGGAAGACAAAACCCCTCTTTCAAGATTGGGCCAACCGGAAGAAATTGCCAATGCCTATGCGTTTTTGGCCTCTGACGAAGCATCATTCATTAGCGGCACTACACTTAGCGTAGATGGCGCGGTAACTATTTAA
- a CDS encoding class I adenylate-forming enzyme family protein: MICDWLTKWSLYCPDKVAVKEVNRQDTLNYSQLNQAANSLSAWLEEQHNIRKGDRILVLANFHMEYVSLLGVTQKTGAILVPINYRLSPSEIAFLVKNSDPSLIIVADEYRPLLDEVPALLYEKIISFQFFSDFVQKNKDSNITYKAKTLEETHPAFILYTSGTTGQPKGAVYTHGMMLWNSLNTALRLQITFNDINLNVMPPFHTGGWNVLTTPILHAGGTMIMMPKFDAKNILHLLESEKVSIFMAVPTMVRMMSDCPLFEKANFEALRYMIVGGEALPVPLIEQWADQGVPIRQGFGLTECGPNIFSLEARDAIRKRGSIGFPNFYVECKLMNEDGVEASANENGELWIKGPIVTPGYWRNISATEKSIQDGWFKTGDILMKDSEGYFYVVDRIKNMFISGGENVYPAEIEKCLLQHEAIKEVCVVGVPDDKWGEVGKAFLIMHENVPMSMIKDYCCEKLAKYKVPKFFEVISELPKNDTGKINRKALSALPHQV, encoded by the coding sequence ATGATATGTGATTGGCTGACAAAATGGAGCCTCTACTGTCCGGATAAAGTGGCAGTGAAAGAGGTAAATAGGCAAGATACTTTGAATTATAGCCAGCTGAATCAGGCCGCTAATAGCCTCAGTGCGTGGCTGGAAGAGCAACATAACATCCGCAAAGGCGATCGCATATTGGTGTTAGCCAATTTTCACATGGAGTATGTGAGTCTTTTAGGGGTGACACAAAAAACAGGAGCTATTTTAGTCCCTATAAACTATCGGCTTTCGCCATCAGAAATAGCTTTTTTGGTAAAGAATTCAGATCCAAGCCTCATTATAGTAGCGGATGAATATCGACCTCTGTTAGATGAGGTGCCCGCGCTGCTTTATGAGAAAATTATTAGCTTTCAGTTCTTTTCTGACTTTGTTCAGAAAAACAAGGACAGCAACATCACCTACAAAGCGAAGACCCTGGAAGAAACGCATCCCGCTTTCATTCTGTATACTTCTGGCACTACCGGGCAGCCAAAAGGTGCTGTTTACACCCATGGCATGATGCTTTGGAACAGTTTGAATACAGCCCTTCGACTACAGATTACCTTTAATGACATCAACCTCAATGTTATGCCGCCATTTCATACTGGCGGCTGGAATGTACTCACCACCCCTATTTTGCATGCTGGGGGTACCATGATTATGATGCCAAAATTTGATGCTAAAAACATTCTTCATCTGCTGGAAAGTGAAAAGGTAAGCATATTTATGGCAGTACCTACCATGGTACGCATGATGAGCGACTGCCCGCTATTTGAAAAAGCAAATTTTGAAGCTTTACGCTATATGATTGTAGGAGGCGAGGCGCTTCCGGTACCGCTCATAGAACAGTGGGCAGATCAGGGAGTGCCTATCCGTCAGGGGTTTGGGTTAACGGAATGCGGACCTAATATTTTCTCATTAGAAGCCAGAGATGCAATACGCAAAAGAGGTTCCATTGGCTTTCCTAACTTTTATGTGGAGTGCAAGCTAATGAATGAGGACGGAGTGGAAGCTAGTGCCAATGAAAATGGAGAGCTCTGGATAAAAGGCCCGATTGTTACACCTGGCTATTGGCGAAATATCTCGGCCACCGAAAAGTCCATTCAGGATGGTTGGTTTAAAACGGGAGACATTCTCATGAAAGATTCGGAAGGTTATTTTTACGTGGTGGATAGAATTAAAAATATGTTTATATCTGGCGGCGAAAATGTATATCCCGCTGAAATCGAGAAGTGCTTATTGCAGCATGAAGCTATAAAAGAGGTTTGTGTAGTGGGTGTGCCCGATGATAAATGGGGTGAAGTAGGCAAAGCTTTTCTTATTATGCATGAAAATGTACCAATGAGCATGATTAAAGACTACTGCTGTGAAAAGCTGGCTAAATACAAAGTGCCAAAATTTTTTGAAGTGATTTCTGAGTTGCCAAAAAATGATACTGGTAAAATCAATAGAAAAGCACTGTCAGCATTGCCACATCAGGTGTGA
- a CDS encoding sodium/pantothenate symporter produces the protein MDKYPIILGQISVVTATYSLLGVYAMAVLYFVVNGMRKTTNMSDYALGSVQFSPAFVGLSLAASMTSAATFIINPGLIGTYGISGFISYGLALPVAAIFSLVLLTKGFRKFGNKVSALTMAQWMGNRYKNEKFALFFAFLSLLLITFIVLICVGITQVLSKALGLDPAYALAGVIVFVFGYMMFGGANSMVYTNTIQAVSMVIVAIILISSGYEYFEKGVNDFFNKLTAIDPNLTKPLNPESPLFRDYFEIIFCQIVVGIAVVCQPHILTKSLLLKKSTDVNRYLLVGATVQFLFFLVVIAGLYARIEFPDMKIGDTPIAPDGLISTYVVTKFPVYLSIIIIFGLISAGMSTLEGLIQSLSSTITSDIIMKVSPEAFRKKLEDGKAGIMVNKIVIILLAIVSFLFSYQQLINPNMSVAIFAQNGVYAYFSCAFIPVLFGMFLPRANTNAVIIAALSALIIHFGMYYGGITAYMQTTVKNPAIASTAAILGSSIIGILLYFVLPKKQYHDM, from the coding sequence ATGGATAAATATCCCATTATACTTGGTCAAATTTCGGTAGTAACAGCCACCTACTCATTACTGGGGGTTTATGCTATGGCTGTTTTATATTTTGTGGTTAATGGCATGCGAAAAACTACAAATATGAGCGATTATGCTTTAGGCAGCGTGCAGTTTTCACCTGCCTTTGTAGGCTTGTCATTAGCGGCCTCCATGACCAGCGCAGCTACGTTTATTATTAACCCTGGCCTTATTGGCACCTATGGCATCAGCGGTTTCATTTCATATGGATTAGCATTGCCTGTAGCGGCCATTTTTTCTTTGGTTTTACTCACCAAGGGCTTTCGCAAATTCGGCAATAAAGTATCTGCCTTAACCATGGCCCAATGGATGGGAAACCGATATAAAAACGAGAAATTCGCCCTGTTTTTCGCATTTCTATCTCTCTTACTCATCACTTTCATCGTCCTTATCTGTGTAGGGATAACTCAGGTTTTATCAAAGGCCTTAGGATTGGACCCAGCTTATGCGCTGGCCGGAGTAATCGTTTTTGTGTTTGGCTACATGATGTTCGGAGGAGCCAACTCTATGGTCTACACCAATACCATTCAGGCAGTATCTATGGTCATAGTAGCTATCATATTAATCAGCTCAGGTTATGAGTATTTTGAAAAGGGAGTCAATGATTTTTTTAACAAACTCACTGCAATCGATCCCAATTTAACAAAGCCGCTTAATCCTGAAAGTCCGCTCTTTAGAGATTATTTTGAAATCATATTTTGTCAGATAGTTGTAGGTATAGCAGTGGTTTGTCAACCGCATATACTTACTAAGTCACTTTTACTAAAAAAGTCTACCGATGTAAACCGCTATTTATTGGTTGGAGCCACGGTGCAATTCCTGTTTTTTCTGGTTGTCATTGCCGGGCTTTATGCTCGTATTGAATTTCCAGATATGAAAATTGGAGACACACCGATCGCTCCCGATGGATTGATCTCCACCTATGTAGTCACTAAGTTTCCGGTTTATCTCAGCATTATTATCATTTTCGGACTTATTTCGGCAGGCATGTCTACGCTGGAAGGACTAATTCAAAGCCTTTCATCCACCATTACTTCTGACATCATCATGAAAGTTAGCCCCGAGGCCTTCCGAAAGAAGCTTGAAGATGGGAAAGCCGGGATAATGGTGAATAAAATAGTCATCATTCTATTGGCCATTGTATCTTTTTTGTTTTCATATCAGCAGCTGATTAATCCTAATATGAGTGTAGCCATATTTGCTCAAAATGGCGTTTATGCATATTTCTCTTGCGCTTTCATTCCGGTTCTATTCGGCATGTTTTTGCCAAGAGCCAATACCAATGCGGTAATCATTGCTGCGCTTAGCGCTTTAATTATTCACTTTGGCATGTACTATGGCGGCATTACTGCTTACATGCAGACTACAGTGAAAAACCCTGCCATTGCTTCTACAGCTGCCATTCTGGGATCCAGCATCATCGGAATTTTATTGTATTTTGTACTACCTAAAAAGCAATACCATGATATGTGA